The proteins below are encoded in one region of Bacteroides uniformis:
- a CDS encoding helix-turn-helix transcriptional regulator — MKENLTQILMNEAIREGWREWMAKVRTVLPQTDAERPVTWIAAERLARDHGRMVRLVELLREHRPVLSCRVQEEAGLLILVAYHRHGSSADFLLDTAEAYFREKDCGGFLFLCRMQASINAYDEYPHLNVLCNRLAGLLFRFRRERESEYRKGIPPMFGKADLQEVEKYLPHLRGCSFREEVALALPKVKNVEELARECAMSVNTLGRRFREELNTTPHRWLTEQRKVHVVSLLADTDMPFQEIADTCGFATPSYLWDFCKKHLKATPAEIREIARCARPVRHPFPVQK, encoded by the coding sequence ATGAAAGAGAATCTTACACAAATTCTAATGAATGAAGCCATCCGGGAGGGATGGCGGGAGTGGATGGCAAAGGTGCGGACGGTATTGCCGCAAACGGATGCGGAGCGCCCGGTAACATGGATTGCGGCGGAACGGCTCGCACGGGATCACGGGCGGATGGTCCGGCTGGTAGAGCTGCTCAGGGAACACCGCCCCGTCCTTTCCTGCCGTGTGCAGGAAGAAGCCGGATTGCTGATACTGGTCGCCTACCACCGGCACGGCAGCTCGGCGGACTTCCTGCTGGATACGGCGGAGGCGTATTTCCGGGAGAAGGACTGCGGAGGATTCCTGTTCCTCTGCCGGATGCAGGCAAGCATCAACGCCTACGACGAATACCCGCACCTGAACGTGCTCTGCAACCGTCTGGCGGGACTGCTGTTCCGCTTCCGCCGTGAACGGGAGTCCGAGTACCGCAAGGGCATACCCCCGATGTTCGGCAAGGCGGACTTGCAGGAAGTGGAAAAGTACCTGCCGCACCTGCGGGGCTGCTCTTTCCGGGAAGAGGTCGCACTGGCTCTGCCCAAGGTGAAAAACGTGGAGGAGCTGGCACGGGAATGTGCCATGTCGGTCAATACGCTGGGACGGCGGTTCAGGGAGGAGCTGAACACGACTCCGCACCGCTGGCTGACGGAACAGCGGAAGGTGCACGTGGTCTCCCTGCTGGCGGACACGGACATGCCCTTCCAAGAGATTGCCGACACGTGCGGCTTCGCCACTCCGAGCTACCTGTGGGACTTCTGCAAGAAGCACCTGAAGGCTACTCCTGCCGAAATCCGTGAAATCGCCCGGTGCGCCCGTCCCGTCCGGCATCCTTTTCCGGTTCAGAAGTGA
- a CDS encoding RteC domain-containing protein: MEEYFNTLLQETERRMAAAAAGMEGKETVATCREMVSYLKAKNRELKAYALARPFSGNEEEIRYFKYYKPALTGRLLYYYRVYQIESGCPGCLRVAETYYRRAMERAERMMERYLPFYQYYHSGATYRDDYYFLRAKGELSPESGSFVLDEEAEFSTGYDILAARLISVEMLLVYLSRRIERAARGDGTEAVPGKEHRWTDTKIAAIQLVYGIHAAGSVDNGNAEIGELAALFEKTFHVDLGNVYHAFGRLRGQQNPTAFLDEMKEKLLKKMRDMDSR, from the coding sequence ATGGAAGAATATTTCAATACATTGTTGCAGGAGACGGAGCGGCGCATGGCTGCCGCTGCCGCCGGTATGGAGGGAAAGGAAACGGTCGCCACCTGCCGGGAGATGGTTTCGTACCTGAAAGCCAAGAACCGTGAGCTGAAAGCGTATGCGCTCGCCCGTCCGTTCAGCGGGAACGAGGAGGAAATCCGTTATTTCAAATACTACAAGCCCGCCCTGACGGGCAGGTTGCTGTACTATTACCGGGTATATCAGATAGAGAGCGGCTGTCCCGGCTGCCTGCGGGTAGCCGAAACGTACTACCGCAGGGCGATGGAACGTGCCGAGCGGATGATGGAACGCTACCTGCCCTTCTACCAGTATTACCACAGCGGGGCGACATACCGGGACGATTACTATTTCCTGCGGGCGAAGGGCGAACTCAGCCCCGAAAGCGGCAGCTTCGTGCTGGACGAGGAAGCGGAGTTCTCCACGGGCTACGACATACTGGCGGCACGCCTGATCTCGGTGGAGATGCTGCTGGTCTATCTGAGCCGCCGGATAGAGCGTGCGGCACGAGGGGACGGTACGGAAGCCGTGCCGGGGAAGGAACACCGCTGGACGGACACGAAAATCGCCGCCATACAGCTTGTTTACGGCATCCATGCCGCCGGAAGCGTGGACAACGGCAACGCCGAGATCGGCGAGCTGGCTGCGCTGTTCGAGAAGACCTTCCATGTGGATCTGGGTAACGTGTACCATGCTTTCGGCAGGCTGCGGGGACAGCAGAACCCGACGGCGTTCTTGGACGAGATGAAGGAGAAACTGCTGAAAAAGATGCGGGACATGGACAGCAGGTGA
- a CDS encoding helix-turn-helix domain-containing protein: MEIMTIESNAYRLLVEKIEKITAYVEESRNREETERKRKEEAESPAAKGRKADPKWMTHKEVCEMLDISHRTLQRYRQKHIIPYSMIGRQIRYPRQAVESLRERWMVETPAAKIDRMIAEHPLHNRKNGSYGKKGRDTGKNQ; the protein is encoded by the coding sequence ATGGAAATAATGACCATCGAGAGCAACGCCTACCGCCTGCTCGTGGAGAAGATCGAGAAGATAACCGCCTACGTGGAGGAATCCCGGAACCGGGAGGAAACGGAGCGCAAACGGAAAGAGGAAGCGGAAAGCCCTGCTGCCAAGGGACGGAAAGCCGACCCGAAGTGGATGACGCACAAGGAGGTGTGCGAGATGCTGGACATCAGCCACCGCACCCTGCAACGCTACCGGCAGAAGCATATCATTCCCTATTCCATGATCGGGCGGCAGATACGCTATCCCCGGCAGGCGGTCGAGAGCCTGCGAGAGCGGTGGATGGTGGAGACACCCGCCGCCAAGATCGACCGGATGATAGCGGAACATCCCCTGCATAACCGAAAAAACGGCAGCTATGGTAAAAAAGGAAGAGATACTGGCAAGAACCAGTAA